In a genomic window of Akkermansia massiliensis:
- a CDS encoding saccharopine dehydrogenase family protein: MNTVLIIGAGGVGHVVANKCAQLPDIFQNIHLASRTKSKCDAIADDVRARTGVNITTHAVNADDVPATVALIREVKPQLLINVALPYQDLNLMDACLETGVNYLDTANYEPRDVAKFEYSWQWAYQDKFRKAGLFALLGSGFDPGVTNVFTAWALKHHFDEIHTLDIIDVNGGNHGKAFATNFNPEINIREVTAPCRHWEDGAFRETAPMSMHRSFTCPQEVGTYEIYRMYHEEMESLVKHIPTIRRAQFWMSFSPNYLKHLEVLQNVGMTRIDPVMYNGVEIIPLQFLKAVLPDPGDLGKTTKGKTCIGNVITGTKDGQFKAVYIYNICDHEKCFEEVGSQAISYTTGVPAMIGAEMILTGKWSGAGVFNMEQNDPDPFMDELNKRGLPWHCVELTDEQAKALQVH, encoded by the coding sequence ATGAACACGGTTTTAATCATTGGAGCAGGCGGCGTCGGACATGTGGTAGCCAACAAATGCGCCCAACTGCCGGACATCTTTCAAAACATTCATCTGGCCTCCCGCACGAAAAGCAAATGTGACGCCATTGCGGACGATGTACGCGCCAGAACGGGCGTCAATATCACCACCCACGCCGTGAACGCGGACGACGTGCCCGCCACCGTGGCCCTCATCCGGGAAGTCAAGCCGCAGCTGCTGATCAACGTGGCCCTTCCCTACCAGGATTTGAACCTGATGGACGCCTGCCTGGAAACCGGCGTTAACTACCTGGACACCGCCAACTATGAACCCCGGGACGTAGCCAAATTCGAATACTCCTGGCAATGGGCGTACCAGGACAAATTCCGCAAGGCCGGACTCTTTGCCCTGCTGGGCTCCGGCTTTGACCCCGGCGTCACCAACGTCTTCACGGCATGGGCGCTCAAGCACCACTTTGACGAAATCCATACGCTGGACATCATTGACGTCAACGGCGGCAATCACGGCAAGGCCTTCGCCACCAACTTCAACCCGGAAATCAACATCCGGGAAGTGACTGCCCCCTGCCGCCACTGGGAAGACGGCGCCTTCCGAGAAACCGCCCCCATGAGCATGCACCGGAGCTTCACCTGCCCGCAGGAAGTGGGCACCTATGAAATCTACCGCATGTACCATGAAGAAATGGAAAGCCTGGTCAAGCACATCCCCACCATCCGCCGGGCCCAATTCTGGATGTCCTTCTCCCCGAACTACCTCAAGCACCTGGAAGTGCTCCAGAACGTGGGCATGACCCGGATTGACCCGGTCATGTACAATGGAGTGGAAATCATTCCGCTTCAATTCCTCAAGGCTGTGCTGCCGGACCCGGGGGACCTGGGCAAGACCACGAAAGGAAAAACCTGCATCGGCAACGTCATCACCGGAACCAAGGACGGCCAATTCAAGGCCGTGTACATCTACAACATCTGCGACCATGAAAAATGCTTTGAAGAAGTTGGATCCCAGGCCATCTCCTACACCACGGGGGTTCCGGCCATGATCGGCGCGGAAATGATCCTTACGGGCAAATGGTCCGGCGCTGGCGTCTTCAACATGGAGCAGAACGATCCGGACCCCTTCATGGACGAACTCAACAAGCGCGGCCTTCCCTGGCACTGCGTGGAACTCACGGATGAACAGGCCAAAGCCCTGCAAGTCCATTGA
- a CDS encoding DMT family transporter, producing the protein MKAYLILLLAIVLETIATSFLKQSEQFTRLLPTIITVAGYAGSFYCLSLVLKNIPVGIAYAIWSGMGIVLISAIGWVAFKQHLDLAAISGLALIIAGVLVINIFSNSVSH; encoded by the coding sequence ATGAAAGCATATCTTATCCTGTTGCTGGCGATTGTTCTGGAAACAATCGCCACCTCTTTCCTGAAGCAGAGCGAACAATTTACCAGGCTCCTGCCCACCATCATAACCGTAGCCGGATATGCAGGCTCCTTCTACTGCCTCAGCCTGGTGCTGAAAAACATCCCTGTGGGCATTGCGTATGCCATCTGGTCGGGAATGGGCATTGTGCTGATCTCCGCCATCGGGTGGGTGGCATTCAAGCAGCACCTGGACTTGGCAGCGATTTCAGGTCTGGCGCTCATCATTGCCGGAGTATTGGTAATCAATATCTTTTCCAACTCCGTTTCCCACTGA
- a CDS encoding alpha-L-fucosidase: MFKLKNHAFCLLTAFGGMLLTPAWGEPVAPWLRAYINGEEVVGTTLESRYSTPEDEPASPVIQWEKADSRTGKPVLVQQGKDAESYTLTDKDAGKYFRIIVGGGTKDAIASPWIGPVITEKQAESINNRFDPGKSYQENVDALQKELSEKLKDAVYFTVDTDKLHGAPYAMAANERIALPEDIRPFRENGKIYVNHPFVQAVFKKELPDEIMEEAGGQKAYEIGNVARALKLNLWLGDKEKAPLPNFRMQPMAEGLVVLSPEKNVFSPVADRDLINEAVNRLFDFKASDEQLKWFRDAKFGLFVHWNPSSLLEREISWERNATRPKDSASGHKNIMDFEYDSAHRRFNPKQYDPRKWMSVAKKSGMKYAVLTTKHHDSFSNFPSDYDTFTIANTPYGKDIVGQFAAAVHAAGLRLGFYYSGRDWYNPYYLTDQHYRYLEYYFGQISELLTRYGQVDVLWFDSLGNSSLNQWDPRTMMRRIKQYQPDILVNNRMNGTRGGNKGPLPDDLKGDFLTPECKLGPFNDKTPWESCMTVADIPGTRWTGNWSYTSKAKAKPVETSIKFLINNTVKDGNLLYNIGPTPLGTFDPKQAETFLAMGKWIAPYREAIYNTRGGPYKDQPWGGSCYKTDRRGKKTVYLHVSPLIAQQGKELKGSEPLFIKDIGEKFTKATVIVNGSGNGKAAKLEKEGAQYKITLPAGVAWDSLDTVIKLQ, from the coding sequence ATGTTTAAACTCAAAAACCATGCCTTCTGTCTTCTGACCGCATTTGGGGGGATGCTCCTCACTCCGGCCTGGGGAGAGCCCGTAGCTCCGTGGCTCAGAGCCTACATTAACGGGGAGGAAGTGGTCGGAACCACGCTGGAGAGCCGCTACAGCACTCCTGAGGACGAACCCGCCAGCCCTGTCATCCAATGGGAAAAAGCGGATTCCCGGACCGGAAAGCCCGTGCTGGTGCAGCAGGGCAAGGACGCGGAATCCTACACCCTGACGGACAAGGACGCCGGAAAATATTTCCGGATCATCGTGGGCGGCGGCACGAAGGATGCGATTGCCAGCCCGTGGATAGGCCCGGTCATTACGGAAAAGCAGGCGGAAAGCATCAACAATCGTTTTGACCCCGGCAAAAGCTATCAGGAAAACGTGGACGCACTCCAGAAGGAGCTGTCTGAAAAGCTCAAGGACGCCGTTTATTTCACCGTGGACACGGACAAACTCCACGGTGCCCCCTACGCGATGGCGGCCAACGAACGGATAGCCCTGCCGGAAGACATCAGGCCCTTCCGGGAAAACGGGAAAATCTATGTAAACCACCCCTTTGTGCAGGCCGTTTTCAAGAAGGAGCTGCCGGACGAAATCATGGAGGAAGCGGGCGGCCAGAAGGCCTACGAAATAGGGAACGTGGCCAGGGCGCTGAAACTCAACCTCTGGCTGGGAGACAAGGAAAAGGCTCCCCTCCCGAACTTCCGCATGCAGCCCATGGCGGAAGGACTGGTGGTTCTTTCCCCTGAAAAAAACGTCTTTTCCCCGGTCGCGGACCGCGACCTGATCAATGAAGCCGTCAACAGGCTCTTCGACTTCAAGGCCAGTGACGAACAGTTAAAATGGTTCCGGGACGCCAAATTCGGCCTCTTTGTCCACTGGAACCCCTCTTCCCTGCTGGAACGGGAAATCAGCTGGGAACGCAATGCGACGCGCCCCAAGGACAGCGCAAGCGGCCATAAAAACATCATGGACTTTGAATATGACTCCGCCCACCGCCGCTTCAATCCCAAACAATACGATCCCCGGAAGTGGATGTCCGTCGCCAAAAAAAGCGGCATGAAATATGCCGTGCTGACCACCAAGCACCACGACAGCTTCTCCAACTTCCCCTCCGACTACGACACCTTCACCATCGCCAATACCCCCTACGGCAAGGATATCGTGGGGCAATTCGCGGCGGCGGTCCATGCGGCAGGGCTCAGGCTGGGCTTCTACTATTCCGGGCGGGACTGGTACAACCCCTACTACCTGACCGACCAGCACTACCGCTACCTGGAATACTACTTCGGCCAGATCAGTGAACTGCTCACCCGCTACGGGCAGGTGGACGTGCTGTGGTTCGACAGCCTGGGCAACAGCTCCCTCAACCAGTGGGATCCCCGCACCATGATGCGCCGCATCAAGCAGTACCAGCCGGACATTCTGGTCAACAACCGCATGAACGGCACCCGCGGAGGCAACAAAGGTCCGCTGCCCGACGACCTGAAAGGAGATTTTCTGACGCCGGAATGCAAGCTGGGGCCGTTCAACGACAAAACGCCCTGGGAAAGCTGCATGACCGTGGCGGACATCCCCGGCACCCGCTGGACGGGCAACTGGTCCTACACCTCCAAGGCGAAGGCCAAGCCCGTGGAAACCTCCATCAAATTCCTGATCAACAACACCGTCAAGGACGGCAACCTGCTTTACAACATCGGACCCACGCCGCTGGGCACGTTCGACCCGAAACAGGCTGAAACCTTCCTGGCCATGGGCAAGTGGATCGCCCCCTACCGGGAAGCCATTTACAACACCCGCGGAGGTCCCTACAAGGACCAGCCCTGGGGCGGCAGCTGCTACAAGACGGACCGGCGCGGCAAAAAAACCGTCTACCTGCATGTCAGCCCGCTGATTGCTCAACAAGGAAAAGAGCTGAAAGGCTCCGAACCTCTCTTCATCAAGGACATCGGCGAGAAATTCACAAAAGCGACCGTCATCGTGAACGGCAGTGGAAACGGAAAAGCCGCCAAGCTTGAAAAGGAAGGAGCCCAATACAAAATCACGCTGCCCGCAGGCGTGGCCTGGGACAGCCTGGACACCGTCATCAAGCTTCAATAA
- a CDS encoding DMT family protein — MKVALTISMLVVSNVFMTWAWYGHLKKGSAADDKPLLLIILMSWGVAFFEYCFMIPANRLGNAGGLNVAQLKIMQEVITLCVFIPFALFYIGEKWKWDYLWAFLCVLGAVFFVNRERLLG; from the coding sequence ATGAAGGTTGCTTTAACGATTTCCATGCTGGTGGTCTCCAACGTTTTTATGACGTGGGCGTGGTACGGGCATTTGAAGAAGGGTTCCGCGGCGGACGACAAGCCCCTGCTGCTGATTATCCTGATGAGCTGGGGCGTGGCGTTTTTCGAGTACTGCTTCATGATTCCCGCCAACCGCCTGGGCAATGCGGGAGGCCTTAACGTGGCCCAGCTCAAGATCATGCAGGAGGTGATCACCCTGTGCGTGTTCATCCCCTTCGCCCTGTTCTACATCGGGGAGAAATGGAAGTGGGACTACCTGTGGGCTTTTTTATGCGTGCTGGGGGCCGTTTTCTTTGTCAATAGGGAGCGTTTGCTCGGGTGA
- the tyrS gene encoding tyrosine--tRNA ligase produces MTIDEQLDILMGGTAVVISREELKERLKLGRPLRVKLGVDPTAPDIHLGHTVAIEKLRQFQELGHQAILLIGDFTATIGDPSGRSVTRPPLSREQVLENAETYTKQAFKILDRDRTEIVYNGDWFRKMTYEEVLKLNSRVTMQQMLAREDFKARVEGGKEVRLHEMQYPIMQGWDSVEIRSDVELGGTDQLFNILVGRDLQKEEGMLPQIAMTMPLLEGLDGVRKMSKSYGNYVGVDEAPEMMFGKMMSASDELMDRYYQVLLGEKRDMGLHPMEAKKLLAWKITARYHDSAAADAARADWETRFSKRDLAAADLPEVEIASLPAGMNALALVAFLFENVFQVKKSNGVLRKEHFTPGAIQLNDAKVTDPAAVPELAPGSVLRLSKKHAVRFK; encoded by the coding sequence ATGACTATAGATGAGCAATTAGACATATTGATGGGCGGTACCGCCGTCGTGATCAGCCGTGAAGAGTTGAAGGAGCGCCTCAAGCTGGGCCGTCCCCTGCGCGTGAAGCTGGGGGTGGACCCCACCGCGCCGGATATTCACCTGGGCCATACCGTGGCTATTGAAAAACTGCGCCAGTTCCAGGAACTGGGCCACCAGGCCATTTTGCTCATCGGGGATTTCACGGCCACCATCGGGGATCCCTCCGGCCGTTCCGTCACGCGGCCCCCTCTTTCCCGTGAACAGGTGCTGGAGAATGCGGAGACGTACACCAAGCAGGCGTTCAAGATTCTGGACCGGGACAGGACGGAGATCGTCTACAACGGGGACTGGTTCCGCAAGATGACGTATGAGGAAGTGCTGAAGCTCAATTCCCGCGTGACCATGCAGCAAATGCTGGCCCGGGAGGATTTCAAGGCCCGCGTGGAGGGCGGCAAGGAGGTGCGCCTGCACGAAATGCAGTACCCGATCATGCAGGGCTGGGATTCCGTAGAAATCCGGTCGGACGTGGAACTGGGCGGCACGGACCAGCTTTTCAACATCCTGGTAGGGCGCGACCTCCAGAAGGAGGAGGGCATGCTGCCCCAGATCGCCATGACGATGCCCCTGCTGGAAGGCCTGGACGGCGTGCGCAAGATGTCCAAGTCCTACGGGAATTACGTGGGCGTGGACGAAGCGCCGGAAATGATGTTCGGCAAGATGATGAGCGCCAGCGACGAGCTGATGGACCGCTATTACCAGGTGCTGCTGGGCGAGAAGCGGGACATGGGTCTGCACCCGATGGAAGCCAAGAAGCTGCTGGCCTGGAAGATTACGGCCCGCTATCACGACTCCGCCGCCGCGGACGCCGCCCGCGCGGACTGGGAAACCCGTTTCTCCAAGAGGGACCTGGCCGCCGCGGATTTGCCGGAAGTGGAAATCGCCTCCCTGCCTGCCGGCATGAATGCGCTGGCCCTGGTGGCCTTCCTTTTTGAGAACGTTTTCCAGGTGAAGAAGTCCAACGGCGTTTTGCGCAAGGAGCATTTCACGCCCGGCGCCATCCAGTTGAACGACGCCAAGGTGACGGACCCCGCCGCCGTGCCGGAGCTGGCCCCCGGCAGCGTTCTGCGCCTGAGCAAGAAGCACGCCGTGCGCTTCAAGTAG
- a CDS encoding ABC transporter permease, protein MKNREWNSMEEQGSSLWRDAFLRLSRNRAAMFSLLALALIVAACFLGPLLPWLPHPNVQDLSRIAESPSWQYWFGTDQLGRDLLARVLYGGRISLLVGVVATGVSLVIGVTYGLVSGYAGGRLDALMMRLVDVLFALPFIVLVIIFSLSVEEPAQQLTQWVSGVTGWSVEMVSPMTGLIPLFIAIGALGWLTLARIVRTQTLELKGQEFVEAARSLGIGHMKILFRHIAPNLFGSVIVYTTLAVPGIMLLEAVLSFLGLGVKAPNSSWGTLIKEGADRMEVSPELLLFPALLFSATLLALNFLGDGLRDALDPKSSKD, encoded by the coding sequence ATGAAGAACAGGGAATGGAACAGCATGGAGGAGCAGGGCTCCTCCCTGTGGAGAGACGCCTTTCTGCGGCTTTCGCGCAACCGCGCGGCCATGTTTTCCCTGCTGGCGCTGGCGCTGATTGTGGCGGCCTGTTTTCTGGGTCCGCTGCTGCCGTGGCTGCCGCACCCGAATGTGCAGGACCTGTCCCGCATTGCGGAAAGTCCTTCCTGGCAGTACTGGTTCGGCACGGACCAGCTCGGGCGGGACCTGCTGGCGCGCGTGCTGTACGGGGGCCGCATTTCCCTGCTGGTGGGCGTGGTGGCCACGGGCGTTTCCCTGGTCATCGGCGTGACGTACGGGCTGGTTTCCGGTTATGCCGGGGGCAGGCTGGACGCCCTGATGATGCGCCTGGTGGACGTGCTTTTCGCCCTGCCGTTCATCGTGCTGGTGATTATTTTCTCCCTGTCCGTGGAGGAACCCGCCCAGCAGCTGACGCAGTGGGTTTCCGGCGTCACGGGCTGGTCCGTGGAGATGGTGAGTCCCATGACCGGATTGATTCCCCTCTTCATCGCCATCGGCGCGCTGGGCTGGCTGACGCTGGCGCGCATCGTCCGCACGCAGACGCTGGAGCTGAAGGGGCAGGAGTTCGTGGAGGCGGCCCGCTCCCTGGGCATCGGGCACATGAAGATTCTGTTCCGCCACATTGCGCCGAATTTGTTCGGGTCCGTCATCGTGTACACGACGCTGGCCGTTCCCGGCATCATGCTGCTGGAGGCTGTCCTGTCCTTCCTGGGCCTGGGCGTGAAGGCTCCCAATTCTTCCTGGGGCACGCTGATCAAGGAGGGGGCGGACCGCATGGAGGTGAGCCCGGAACTGCTCCTGTTCCCGGCGCTGCTGTTTTCCGCTACCCTGCTGGCGCTGAATTTCCTGGGGGACGGGCTGCGTGACGCCCTGGACCCCAAGTCTTCCAAGGATTGA
- a CDS encoding thioredoxin family protein codes for MIRQILPIVVAACVAPCFAAEGWITDMDAAKKQAAEQKKDLMIEFTGSDWCPPCMQLRANVFSKPDFQKDAQKNFVLVELDYPRGKEQSKEMKAANDKLAQQYGVQGFPTIVFADASGKPFGGFVGGRSKDDVMKAMQDALKNKEALNAAEANVAKATTDEAKVAALMEVLKLAPQEYVDNFYGDVKAEIKKLDKDDKSGLKAADAHADQLKKEQKDVQDYLAGKLTDKTTPAEALQVVKAYPDRDKLLPETQQDLLMMEFGTYLNSTGDVDGAVLILDKVAELMPGTEAGQRAPRIKAGILANKDQIKAQIEAAKKAQSK; via the coding sequence ATGATTAGACAAATTCTGCCAATAGTTGTTGCCGCCTGCGTCGCTCCCTGTTTTGCCGCGGAAGGATGGATTACCGATATGGATGCCGCCAAGAAGCAGGCCGCCGAACAGAAGAAGGACCTCATGATCGAGTTCACCGGTTCCGACTGGTGCCCGCCCTGCATGCAGCTCCGCGCCAACGTGTTCAGCAAGCCTGATTTCCAGAAGGACGCCCAGAAGAATTTCGTGCTCGTGGAGCTGGATTATCCGCGCGGCAAGGAACAGTCCAAGGAAATGAAAGCCGCCAATGACAAGCTTGCCCAGCAGTACGGCGTGCAGGGGTTCCCGACGATCGTGTTTGCGGACGCTTCCGGCAAGCCCTTCGGGGGATTTGTGGGCGGCCGTTCCAAGGATGACGTGATGAAGGCCATGCAGGACGCCTTGAAGAACAAGGAAGCCCTGAACGCCGCTGAGGCAAATGTAGCCAAGGCCACCACGGATGAAGCGAAGGTTGCCGCCCTGATGGAAGTGCTCAAGCTGGCGCCCCAGGAGTATGTGGACAATTTTTACGGCGACGTGAAGGCGGAAATCAAGAAGCTGGACAAGGATGACAAGTCCGGCTTGAAAGCCGCTGACGCGCACGCCGACCAGCTTAAGAAGGAACAGAAGGACGTCCAGGATTATCTTGCCGGCAAGCTGACGGACAAGACCACGCCTGCGGAAGCCCTCCAGGTGGTCAAGGCTTATCCCGACCGTGACAAGCTTCTGCCGGAAACCCAGCAGGATTTGCTGATGATGGAGTTCGGGACCTACCTGAATTCCACTGGTGACGTAGACGGAGCCGTGCTGATTCTGGACAAGGTGGCCGAATTGATGCCGGGTACGGAAGCCGGGCAGCGTGCTCCCCGCATCAAGGCCGGCATTCTTGCCAACAAGGACCAGATCAAAGCTCAGATTGAAGCAGCCAAGAAGGCCCAGAGCAAGTAA
- a CDS encoding ABC transporter permease: MILKRLGQGLLVLLVLETVTFFLIRLLPGHPFMGEKKLPEHVLQQLQTSYGLDQSSLVQYGRYWWNMLVHGDLGPSLVKEGISVADMIGQSFPVSLQLGVIGMVISILVGIPAGIVAALYKNRWMDWWVMLVSMAGICIPAFVVAPLLGVALGMHVPGLSVAGWDSPGCVVLPALTLGLVNAAYLARLTRGGMLEVLGQDFIRTARAKGAGPFRTVWKHALRGGLIPALSYLGPAFAAMITGSFVVETCFQVPGMGQHFVNATTDRDYFLIQGLVLFYGILIVAANLAVDLVQMAVNPRLRAES, translated from the coding sequence ATGATTTTGAAACGCCTGGGGCAGGGGCTTCTGGTCCTGCTGGTGCTGGAGACCGTGACGTTTTTCCTGATACGCCTGCTGCCGGGCCACCCCTTCATGGGGGAGAAGAAGCTGCCGGAGCACGTCCTCCAGCAGCTCCAGACCAGCTACGGGCTGGACCAGAGCTCCCTGGTCCAGTACGGGCGCTACTGGTGGAACATGCTGGTCCATGGCGACCTGGGGCCGTCCCTGGTGAAGGAGGGCATCAGCGTGGCGGACATGATCGGCCAGTCATTCCCGGTATCCCTCCAGCTTGGCGTCATAGGCATGGTGATTTCCATTCTGGTGGGCATTCCCGCCGGGATCGTGGCGGCCCTGTACAAGAACCGGTGGATGGACTGGTGGGTGATGCTGGTTTCCATGGCCGGCATCTGTATTCCCGCCTTCGTGGTGGCTCCGCTGCTGGGTGTGGCGCTGGGCATGCATGTGCCCGGCCTGAGCGTTGCCGGATGGGATTCTCCCGGCTGCGTGGTGCTGCCTGCGCTGACGCTGGGATTGGTGAATGCCGCGTACCTAGCGCGCCTGACGCGCGGAGGCATGCTTGAGGTGCTGGGACAGGATTTCATCAGGACGGCCCGCGCCAAGGGGGCGGGCCCCTTCCGCACGGTCTGGAAGCACGCCCTGCGCGGCGGCCTGATTCCGGCCCTTTCCTATCTGGGGCCGGCCTTTGCCGCCATGATTACCGGCTCCTTTGTAGTGGAGACCTGCTTCCAGGTTCCCGGCATGGGCCAGCATTTCGTGAACGCCACCACGGACCGGGATTATTTCCTGATCCAGGGGCTTGTCCTGTTTTACGGCATCCTGATCGTCGCGGCCAACCTGGCCGTGGACCTGGTGCAGATGGCCGTCAACCCCAGATTGAGGGCGGAGTCATGA
- a CDS encoding peptide ABC transporter substrate-binding protein, protein MRLFMMFCVMLLLAGCDTRTSVERAQEEGVLIVGNNAEPQSFDPHIATSVSDFKIINAVMEGLLRGDSRDDAVFHPAVAESWTHNPEADKWCFSLRKDAVWSDGVPVTAHDFVYAYHRLLHPEFGGRYADMLYPLKNAEAYNRNRRSLLLCGPGSRLAGEAGLDGEALARVDWERLDGMGARELEALRKDISRMEWPDGMPEEGARRIAARMLEDVRAGRPDLWEEARVGVRAADDHTLELEMRSPMPQLPLLLLHCTWFPVPRHAVEAHGGMLDRTGGWTRPGKAVGNGPFLMAEHRFNDYVEVRRNPRYRNASSVRLNGVRFLPTVNGFTETRMFFNGKLHVTNNVPPEMTAYARERGGGDFCQDDYYVTIFYRLNTSRAPLDDARVRRALSLAVDRETLVRDVVCGGGQPCFGFTPDGAGYKTPHGVEFNPEKARALLAQAGFPGGKGFPRLELMTTSREVQKTMAEAIQGMWKRHLGVHVDIRSCEWTAYKFAQNSMQYDFSSSSWSGDYLDPSSFLDLWSSASGNNNTGWSRPEYERLLAESRATGDQEKRMALLARAEALMLSESPVIPLYWARRSYLKSPEVRGWHPLLLDNHLFEDISLGAPREQGKEAAP, encoded by the coding sequence ATGCGCCTGTTCATGATGTTCTGTGTGATGCTGCTGCTCGCCGGATGCGATACGCGTACCAGCGTGGAACGGGCGCAGGAGGAAGGAGTGCTGATCGTGGGCAATAATGCGGAACCGCAGAGTTTTGATCCGCATATTGCCACCTCCGTTTCCGATTTCAAGATTATCAATGCCGTGATGGAAGGGCTGCTGCGCGGGGATTCCAGGGATGACGCCGTTTTTCATCCAGCCGTGGCGGAGTCCTGGACGCATAATCCGGAGGCGGACAAGTGGTGTTTTTCCCTGCGGAAGGACGCCGTGTGGAGCGACGGCGTTCCGGTGACGGCCCATGATTTCGTTTATGCCTACCACCGCCTGCTTCATCCGGAGTTTGGCGGAAGGTATGCGGACATGCTTTATCCGCTGAAGAATGCGGAGGCTTACAACCGGAACAGGCGCAGCCTGCTGCTGTGCGGCCCCGGTTCCCGGCTGGCCGGGGAAGCGGGGCTGGATGGAGAGGCTCTGGCACGGGTGGATTGGGAGAGGCTGGACGGCATGGGCGCCCGGGAGCTGGAGGCGCTGCGGAAGGATATTTCCCGGATGGAGTGGCCGGACGGAATGCCGGAGGAAGGCGCGCGGAGAATCGCGGCCCGGATGCTGGAGGATGTCCGGGCCGGAAGACCGGATTTGTGGGAGGAGGCCCGTGTGGGCGTGCGCGCCGCGGACGATCATACCCTGGAGCTGGAAATGCGTTCTCCGATGCCCCAGCTTCCCCTGCTGCTGCTTCATTGCACCTGGTTTCCGGTTCCCCGCCATGCGGTGGAAGCCCACGGCGGCATGCTGGACAGGACGGGGGGCTGGACGCGGCCCGGCAAGGCTGTGGGGAATGGTCCTTTTCTGATGGCGGAGCACCGTTTCAATGATTATGTGGAGGTGCGGCGCAATCCCCGCTACCGGAACGCCTCCTCCGTCCGGCTGAACGGGGTCCGTTTTCTACCCACCGTGAACGGCTTTACGGAAACCCGCATGTTTTTCAACGGCAAGCTCCATGTCACCAATAACGTTCCCCCGGAAATGACGGCGTACGCGCGGGAGCGCGGCGGCGGTGATTTCTGCCAGGATGATTATTACGTGACTATTTTTTACCGGCTAAATACGTCGCGCGCGCCGCTGGATGACGCCCGCGTCAGGCGTGCCCTTTCCCTGGCCGTGGACCGGGAGACCCTGGTGCGTGACGTGGTGTGCGGGGGCGGCCAGCCGTGCTTCGGCTTTACGCCGGACGGCGCAGGCTACAAGACGCCGCACGGGGTGGAGTTCAATCCGGAGAAGGCGCGCGCCCTGCTGGCGCAGGCGGGTTTCCCCGGCGGAAAGGGGTTTCCGCGGCTGGAGTTGATGACCACGTCCAGGGAGGTGCAGAAGACGATGGCGGAAGCCATCCAGGGCATGTGGAAGAGGCACCTGGGCGTTCACGTGGATATCCGTTCCTGTGAATGGACGGCCTACAAGTTCGCGCAGAATTCCATGCAGTATGATTTCAGTTCCTCCTCCTGGTCCGGGGATTATCTGGACCCGTCCAGTTTTCTGGATTTGTGGAGCTCCGCCTCCGGGAACAACAACACGGGCTGGTCCCGCCCGGAGTATGAGCGCCTGCTGGCGGAGAGCCGCGCCACGGGAGACCAGGAGAAGCGCATGGCCCTGCTGGCCCGTGCGGAAGCGCTGATGCTTTCGGAGTCTCCGGTGATTCCCCTGTACTGGGCCAGGCGGTCCTATTTGAAGAGTCCGGAGGTGCGGGGATGGCATCCCCTGCTGCTGGACAACCATTTGTTTGAAGACATCAGCCTGGGCGCGCCCAGGGAGCAGGGGAAGGAGGCCGCGCCTTGA